From a single Streptomyces misionensis genomic region:
- a CDS encoding cytochrome P450: protein MTTAAPFQERYLLAPDMIADPYERLDALREHTPVHWSPMHHAWLVTGYDQVMRCLRDPAVSADRVRPLMDAVPQGAREDAERAFGILSRWMVFNDPPQHRRLRQVFQEAFAARAVARYRAFTEKATRAVLARKAVPGRTGDLMADVAKPLPALVFARWLGIPRTDAAAFWYWNARVADLVLGTAQEESEYRASLQALVSLEDYLAALVARRRAEPADDLISQVLAEGRVGESVTEKEFVGMLTQMAFAGGETTSNLIANTVLALHTRPGQLAAVREDPGLAQGAVEETLRLDGPSKMSIRTTVSDLELDGHTLRAGDRIFLVTAAANRDPARFPDPGRFDVRRTGATHLGFGFGAHFCIGAALARLVAVAAVGTLVRDHPGLTLTDPGSLTWQPSLLNRSLTALPVRY from the coding sequence ATGACCACCGCCGCCCCCTTCCAGGAGCGCTACCTGCTCGCCCCGGACATGATCGCCGACCCCTACGAGCGGCTCGACGCCCTGCGGGAGCACACCCCGGTGCACTGGAGCCCGATGCACCACGCCTGGCTGGTCACCGGCTACGACCAGGTGATGCGCTGCCTGCGCGACCCCGCGGTCTCCGCCGACCGGGTGCGGCCCCTGATGGACGCCGTACCGCAGGGCGCCCGCGAGGACGCCGAGCGGGCCTTCGGGATCCTGTCCCGCTGGATGGTGTTCAACGACCCGCCGCAGCACCGCAGACTGCGCCAGGTCTTCCAGGAGGCGTTCGCCGCGCGGGCGGTGGCCCGCTACCGGGCCTTCACCGAGAAGGCCACCCGGGCCGTCCTCGCCCGCAAGGCCGTCCCCGGCCGCACCGGGGACCTCATGGCCGACGTGGCCAAGCCGCTGCCCGCGCTGGTGTTCGCCCGTTGGCTCGGCATCCCCCGCACCGACGCCGCCGCCTTCTGGTACTGGAACGCCCGCGTCGCCGACCTCGTGCTCGGCACCGCCCAGGAGGAGAGCGAGTACCGCGCTTCCCTCCAGGCGCTGGTCAGCCTGGAGGACTACCTCGCCGCCCTGGTCGCGCGGCGGCGCGCCGAACCCGCCGACGACCTGATCAGCCAGGTGCTGGCGGAGGGCCGGGTCGGCGAGTCGGTCACCGAGAAGGAGTTCGTCGGAATGCTCACCCAGATGGCGTTCGCCGGCGGGGAGACCACCAGCAACCTCATCGCCAACACGGTCCTCGCCCTGCACACCCGGCCCGGTCAACTCGCCGCCGTACGCGAGGACCCCGGGCTGGCACAGGGCGCCGTGGAGGAGACGCTGCGGCTGGACGGACCGTCCAAGATGTCCATCCGCACCACGGTCTCCGACCTGGAGCTGGACGGGCACACCCTGCGGGCGGGCGACCGGATCTTCCTGGTGACCGCCGCCGCCAACCGCGACCCGGCCCGCTTCCCCGACCCCGGCCGGTTCGACGTGCGCCGCACCGGCGCCACCCACCTCGGCTTCGGCTTCGGCGCCCACTTCTGCATCGGCGCCGCGCTGGCCCGGCTGGTGGCCGTCGCCGCGGTGGGCACGCTGGTCCGCGACCACCCGGGTCTGACCCTGACCGACCCCGGCTCCCTGACCTGGCAGCCCTCCCTCCTCAACCGCAGCCTCACCGCGCTGCCCGTCCGCTACTGA
- a CDS encoding MFS transporter yields the protein MATTLAGAGPRLWAPARQRPFQLLWLGQSLSLLGDGFSVVAFSWITLGLTGSTLTLGYVLAFQAVPRTLLTLVGGSLGDSWSTRTLMIASSWTRAALMAGVGLAGLGGHLTVWMLCAAAAAFGAVDAFFQPARVSILPSVVDENLLTPANALLGAGSRTAAVVGPAVGGVVIALTRAPVAFVVDAVCFALCGWCVSRIRPRARTAPAAKKTDTGQPSLGARIREGVAFTLRDPRLRTVVALDTAVNFCYAGPFTVGFATLADQVLRGGSATLGVLNGSLAGGAMLGTLAGGALGGRPRVGLLVAALAGWLGAGMAALGLVHSTPAVVGTVLAMGFAIGFQGVFGLSWIQRNIPGDVLSRVISVDMVLGYAVAPLSLIVCGALARINTFALFGLVAAVLALTGLAVLGSRAVREMR from the coding sequence ATGGCCACCACCCTCGCCGGCGCCGGCCCCCGGCTGTGGGCCCCCGCCCGGCAGCGGCCCTTCCAACTGCTGTGGCTGGGACAGTCGTTGTCCCTGCTCGGCGACGGCTTCAGCGTCGTCGCCTTCTCCTGGATCACCCTCGGCCTGACCGGCTCCACCCTCACCCTCGGCTACGTCCTCGCCTTCCAGGCGGTACCCCGCACCCTGCTCACCCTGGTCGGCGGCAGCCTCGGCGACTCCTGGTCCACCCGCACCCTGATGATCGCCTCCAGCTGGACCCGCGCCGCCCTGATGGCCGGGGTCGGACTCGCCGGGCTCGGCGGGCACCTGACGGTGTGGATGCTGTGCGCGGCGGCCGCCGCGTTCGGCGCCGTCGACGCCTTCTTCCAGCCCGCCCGGGTGTCGATCCTGCCCTCGGTGGTCGACGAGAACCTGCTCACCCCGGCCAACGCCCTGCTGGGCGCGGGCTCCCGCACGGCCGCCGTGGTCGGACCGGCGGTCGGGGGCGTGGTGATCGCGCTGACCCGGGCGCCGGTCGCGTTCGTGGTCGACGCGGTCTGCTTCGCCCTGTGCGGCTGGTGCGTGTCCCGCATCCGGCCCCGGGCCCGCACGGCTCCGGCGGCGAAGAAGACGGACACCGGGCAGCCCTCCCTCGGCGCCCGCATCCGCGAGGGCGTCGCCTTCACCCTGCGCGACCCGCGGCTGCGAACCGTCGTCGCCCTCGACACCGCCGTCAACTTCTGTTACGCCGGGCCCTTCACGGTCGGCTTCGCCACCCTCGCCGACCAGGTGCTGCGCGGCGGCTCGGCCACCCTGGGCGTGCTCAACGGCTCCCTCGCCGGGGGCGCGATGCTCGGCACGCTCGCGGGCGGCGCGCTGGGCGGCAGGCCGCGGGTCGGGCTGCTGGTGGCCGCCCTGGCCGGCTGGCTGGGTGCCGGGATGGCCGCGCTGGGGCTGGTGCACAGCACCCCCGCGGTCGTCGGGACCGTCCTGGCCATGGGCTTCGCCATCGGCTTCCAGGGGGTGTTCGGGCTCAGCTGGATCCAGCGCAACATCCCCGGGGACGTGCTCAGCCGGGTCATCTCCGTCGACATGGTCCTCGGCTACGCGGTGGCCCCGCTCTCCCTGATCGTGTGCGGCGCGCTGGCCCGGATCAACACCTTCGCCCTGTTCGGCCTGGTCGCCGCGGTGCTCGCCCTCACGGGACTCGCGGTGCTGGGGTCCAGGGCGGTGCGCGAGATGCGCTAA
- a CDS encoding helix-turn-helix transcriptional regulator, producing MRSHAPSLVGRDPQLDLLERALTSAQQGRGGVVFLVGEAGVGKSRLAAEVVGGALDAGMRVLRGRSSTTGPAVPFRPLTEALMSLFRGGADMDDLALGPYRPVLGRLIPDWDTGERESSSMVILGEAVLRLLLAAGRGQGQLLLLEDLHDADPETLGVLEYLVDNLEYTPVLLLATVRTDFSDALDLAQSARRRGVATVLEIPPLTRAQAHEMIAAQLGVADPQEVPEAVLRRLWEDSSGSPYLVEELLQTMIGSGTLVQGPDGWRAVGDLRSDVSSTLARDILRRIDRLGAQGLTLLSAAAVLGRRFPLTVLQRMSGVDDRALLSHLHAGVAARLVIPDEPAPDWYSFRHSLTVEALFTQMTPGQRADLARRGAEAVEELHPDLGGDWCALAAGLRSEAGDRTEAGRLFADAGGRALSAGALGSAVTLLSRAEGLLADAGDPQARAAVLENLLPALAEAGDFARAFELAEDLHVLGGSGLSPVRLATLHTRLAKVAHTAGRWSDGNRQVARAREVLAAAPDETTAAAVDVTAAYLALDTPGPDRTQHAEKLARSAADTAERHGLPVVACQAQELLATVARERDPEESEAMLRQALATAERHRLPLQRMYAATRLGGNAWLAEGDTAGLLAAREEALRLGSVNIVHTVEGILVLDGVLRGRYDTARASAAECLAVVRRLRLAPAVRYVLMAQGVLEAHHGNRAGMEAALAAFAQWDGAGSQEEPLSHGLARAFCALLEEDRELARQDLDTVLALEADNPSTYHLSGTHGLVLLLDVLAGRADRARHAEVTATAMARMRWNRQFVLLAEAVLLGREGEGAGAARAVDAAQVVAEPYPLARHLGLRLIADAAHEDGWGDPVGWLRRAEQYFHERDVPAVTGACRAGLRRLGAPVRQHRTGSSGIPDQLRVQGVTVREFEVFRLLAERLSNKDIADRLFISPRTAEKHIASLITKTGAANRADLCARSAALREG from the coding sequence ATGCGTTCCCATGCGCCTTCCCTGGTCGGGCGGGACCCCCAACTTGACCTGCTTGAACGCGCGTTGACCAGCGCCCAGCAGGGACGCGGCGGTGTGGTCTTCCTGGTCGGAGAGGCCGGGGTCGGCAAGTCGCGGCTCGCCGCCGAGGTCGTGGGCGGCGCGCTGGACGCCGGCATGCGGGTCCTGCGGGGCCGCAGCAGCACCACGGGCCCCGCGGTGCCGTTCCGGCCGTTGACCGAGGCCCTGATGTCGCTGTTCCGCGGCGGTGCGGACATGGACGACCTGGCCCTGGGCCCGTACCGGCCGGTGCTCGGGCGGCTGATCCCCGACTGGGACACCGGGGAGCGCGAGAGCAGCTCGATGGTGATCCTGGGCGAGGCGGTGCTGCGGCTGCTCCTCGCGGCCGGCCGCGGACAGGGCCAGCTGCTGCTCCTGGAGGACCTGCACGACGCCGACCCGGAGACGCTCGGCGTCCTCGAATACCTCGTGGACAACCTGGAGTACACGCCCGTCCTGCTGCTCGCCACCGTCCGTACGGACTTCAGCGACGCCCTGGACCTGGCCCAGTCGGCGCGCCGGCGCGGCGTCGCCACCGTGCTGGAGATCCCGCCGCTGACCCGGGCGCAGGCGCACGAGATGATCGCCGCCCAGCTGGGGGTGGCGGATCCGCAGGAGGTGCCCGAGGCGGTGCTGCGACGGCTGTGGGAGGACAGCTCGGGCAGCCCCTACCTGGTCGAGGAACTGCTCCAGACCATGATCGGGTCCGGCACCCTGGTGCAGGGCCCGGACGGCTGGCGGGCCGTCGGCGATCTGCGCAGCGATGTCTCCTCGACGCTGGCTCGGGACATCCTGCGCCGCATCGACCGGCTCGGCGCCCAGGGGCTGACCCTGCTGTCGGCCGCCGCCGTGCTCGGCCGGCGCTTCCCGCTGACGGTGCTCCAGCGGATGAGCGGCGTGGACGACCGCGCGCTGCTCAGCCATCTGCACGCGGGCGTGGCCGCCCGCCTGGTCATCCCGGACGAACCGGCCCCCGACTGGTACTCGTTCCGGCATTCCCTCACCGTGGAGGCCCTGTTCACGCAGATGACGCCGGGCCAGCGGGCGGATCTCGCGCGGCGGGGCGCGGAGGCGGTCGAGGAGCTGCACCCCGATCTGGGCGGCGACTGGTGCGCGCTGGCGGCGGGGCTGCGCAGCGAGGCCGGGGACCGCACCGAGGCCGGGCGGCTGTTCGCGGACGCGGGCGGCCGGGCCCTGTCGGCCGGGGCGCTGGGCTCCGCCGTGACCCTGCTCAGCCGCGCCGAGGGCCTGCTGGCCGACGCGGGCGACCCGCAGGCGCGGGCCGCGGTGCTGGAGAACCTGCTGCCGGCGCTCGCCGAGGCGGGCGACTTCGCCCGCGCCTTCGAACTGGCCGAGGACCTGCACGTGCTGGGCGGCTCGGGGCTGAGCCCGGTCCGGCTGGCCACGCTGCACACCCGGCTGGCCAAGGTCGCGCACACGGCGGGCCGGTGGAGCGACGGCAACCGGCAGGTGGCCCGCGCCCGGGAGGTGCTGGCCGCGGCGCCCGACGAGACGACGGCCGCCGCCGTCGACGTGACGGCCGCCTACCTGGCCCTGGACACCCCCGGCCCGGACCGCACCCAGCACGCGGAGAAGCTGGCCCGGTCGGCCGCCGACACCGCCGAACGGCACGGGCTGCCCGTGGTCGCCTGCCAGGCGCAGGAGCTGCTGGCGACCGTGGCGCGCGAGCGGGACCCGGAGGAGTCCGAGGCGATGCTCCGGCAGGCCCTGGCCACCGCGGAGCGCCACCGGCTGCCGCTGCAACGGATGTACGCGGCCACCCGGCTGGGCGGCAACGCGTGGCTCGCCGAGGGCGACACGGCGGGTCTGCTGGCGGCGCGCGAGGAGGCGCTGCGGCTCGGCTCGGTCAACATCGTGCACACCGTCGAGGGCATCCTCGTCCTCGACGGTGTGCTGCGCGGCCGGTACGACACCGCGCGCGCCTCGGCCGCCGAGTGCCTGGCCGTCGTGCGCCGGCTGCGGCTCGCGCCCGCCGTGCGGTACGTGCTCATGGCGCAGGGCGTCCTGGAGGCGCACCACGGCAACCGCGCCGGGATGGAGGCGGCGCTCGCCGCGTTCGCGCAGTGGGACGGGGCCGGATCGCAGGAGGAGCCGCTGAGCCACGGTCTGGCCCGTGCCTTCTGCGCGCTCCTGGAGGAGGACCGGGAACTGGCCCGGCAGGACCTGGACACGGTGCTGGCGCTGGAGGCGGACAACCCCTCGACCTACCACCTCAGCGGCACCCACGGCCTGGTGCTGCTGCTGGACGTGCTCGCCGGGCGCGCGGACCGGGCCCGGCACGCGGAGGTCACCGCCACCGCGATGGCGCGGATGCGCTGGAACCGGCAGTTCGTGCTGCTCGCGGAGGCCGTGCTGCTCGGCCGGGAGGGCGAGGGGGCGGGGGCCGCGCGGGCGGTCGACGCGGCGCAGGTGGTGGCGGAGCCCTACCCGCTGGCCCGGCACCTGGGGCTGCGGCTGATCGCGGACGCGGCGCACGAGGACGGCTGGGGCGATCCGGTGGGCTGGCTGCGGCGGGCCGAGCAGTACTTCCACGAGCGGGACGTGCCGGCCGTGACCGGCGCCTGCCGGGCGGGCCTGCGCCGGCTCGGCGCCCCCGTGCGCCAGCACCGCACCGGCAGCAGCGGCATCCCGGACCAGCTGCGCGTCCAGGGCGTGACGGTGCGCGAGTTCGAGGTGTTCCGGCTGCTCGCGGAGCGGCTGTCCAACAAGGACATCGCCGACCGGCTGTTCATCTCGCCCCGTACGGCGGAGAAGCACATCGCCAGCCTGATCACCAAGACGGGGGCGGCCAACCGCGCGGACCTGTGCGCCCGGTCGGCCGCCTTGCGGGAGGGTTAG
- a CDS encoding type 2 lanthipeptide synthetase LanM family protein has product MTETASLPTPRSAGLPLDWWAPALSLAERLAAPGRPAATADPDAPVRAPWAAGDAEGFALRLAHLGVDGATAAALAAEPAGRLAARAAKPGWATYVEAAVEAAPERPGEPDTDGAGPEVFAHVVRPLVAPVAGRLAGSPGPELALWRAEFGRWLTRQLAGAAARTLVRELDAARRAGRLEGAGPRERFASFVARTGTRRGLGELCAAYPVLARMLGQTALDALAATAELMARFRADRDDLVAGLLDGRDPGVLVRVELGLGDAHQGNRSVAVLHFAGGARIVYKPRPLGQHALLDELAAWLDAKVPGLALRTARTVRRDGYGWLEFVAHRWCRSVTETDAFYRRQGALLALLYAVDGADMHYENVIACGDQPVLVDAETLLHTGLGQAMTAGADPAADALHGSVHRTCLLPHLLIGEHGALDISALGRSTDGTFPSEGLRWEDSGLDTMRAVRGPLLSPAGQNQPLPGGRPLEGADHRAALLDGFRTAYAAIAAHGAELTGDEGPLTIGADSPARLIARSTRLYATLLEESTHPALLGDALARDGVFAVLWTESEHDAARRRLVEHETADLWRGDVPLFTHRPSGTGVRAADGTWLPDVLPEASLAAVRKKIARMDEIDCRDQEWIVSATLAARGAAAPAGRPRSALAVAPVPAVVPDASRLLAAVCGIADDIAARAVRDGGRANWLGLERVSGPHWAVLPMGAGLAQGYCGVALFLAHTGALTGAGRYTALAREAVRPLPALLKALAADPELGAAAGPGAYDGLGGVCYALVRLSALLDGELTDCLPDALTALAHAAAGCPDPGLAGGTAGALAAAVAVHEATGSPEALRLADELADRLRTVAPDPGARTGFADGTAGIGWALLRYAAVRPERSPAHTAAARALLDAAVRQHTGADAADLSWARGLAGVAAAARMLPDDPDDAVRPTAALADRLRDAEVGPDLSLAQGALGTLEALALFTARGDGPAAGTLTRRTGQALALVEAQGHRCATPDEVPSPGLLTGLSGIGYGLLRLAHPDTVPSVLLLGHPGH; this is encoded by the coding sequence GTGACTGAGACCGCCAGCCTCCCGACTCCCCGGAGCGCCGGCCTGCCGCTCGACTGGTGGGCCCCGGCGCTGTCCCTCGCGGAGCGGCTCGCCGCCCCCGGACGCCCGGCCGCGACCGCCGACCCCGACGCCCCCGTGCGCGCCCCCTGGGCCGCCGGGGACGCGGAGGGCTTCGCGCTGCGGCTGGCGCACCTGGGGGTGGACGGTGCCACGGCGGCGGCCCTCGCGGCGGAGCCCGCCGGGCGGCTCGCGGCCCGGGCCGCCAAGCCCGGTTGGGCCACGTACGTCGAGGCCGCCGTGGAGGCCGCCCCCGAGCGGCCCGGGGAGCCGGACACGGACGGTGCCGGGCCCGAGGTCTTCGCCCATGTGGTACGGCCGCTCGTCGCCCCGGTCGCCGGCCGGCTGGCCGGCTCGCCAGGCCCCGAACTGGCGCTGTGGCGGGCGGAGTTCGGCCGGTGGCTGACGCGGCAGCTGGCCGGGGCGGCCGCCCGTACGCTGGTGCGGGAGCTCGACGCGGCCCGCCGCGCCGGGCGTCTGGAGGGGGCGGGTCCGCGCGAGCGGTTCGCGTCCTTCGTCGCACGCACCGGCACCCGGCGGGGCCTCGGCGAACTGTGCGCCGCCTACCCGGTGCTGGCCCGGATGCTCGGGCAGACCGCGCTGGACGCGCTGGCCGCGACGGCCGAACTGATGGCGCGCTTCCGGGCCGACCGGGACGACCTCGTCGCCGGCCTCCTCGACGGCCGCGACCCCGGTGTGCTCGTCCGGGTGGAGCTGGGGCTCGGCGACGCCCACCAGGGCAACCGGTCCGTGGCGGTCCTGCACTTCGCGGGCGGGGCGCGGATCGTGTACAAGCCGCGTCCGCTGGGCCAGCACGCCCTGCTGGACGAGCTGGCGGCCTGGCTGGACGCCAAGGTGCCGGGGCTGGCGCTGCGCACCGCGCGCACCGTGCGCCGGGACGGCTACGGCTGGCTGGAGTTCGTGGCGCACCGCTGGTGCCGGTCGGTGACCGAGACCGACGCCTTCTACCGCCGCCAGGGTGCGCTGCTGGCGCTGCTCTACGCGGTGGACGGTGCCGACATGCACTACGAGAACGTCATCGCCTGCGGGGACCAGCCGGTCCTGGTGGACGCCGAGACGCTGCTGCACACCGGGCTGGGGCAGGCCATGACGGCCGGCGCGGACCCGGCCGCGGACGCCCTGCACGGCTCCGTGCACCGCACCTGTCTGCTGCCCCATCTGCTGATCGGCGAGCACGGGGCGCTGGACATCTCCGCGCTGGGCCGGTCCACCGACGGCACCTTCCCCAGCGAGGGGCTGCGCTGGGAGGACAGCGGCCTGGACACCATGCGCGCGGTGCGCGGACCGCTGCTCAGCCCGGCAGGGCAGAACCAGCCGCTGCCCGGCGGGCGCCCGCTGGAGGGCGCGGACCACCGGGCGGCGCTGCTCGACGGCTTCCGCACGGCCTATGCGGCGATCGCCGCGCACGGCGCCGAACTGACCGGGGACGAGGGCCCTTTGACGATCGGCGCGGACAGCCCGGCGCGGCTGATCGCCCGCTCCACCCGGCTGTACGCGACGCTTCTGGAGGAGTCCACCCATCCGGCGCTGCTCGGTGACGCGCTGGCCCGGGACGGGGTGTTCGCGGTGCTGTGGACCGAGTCCGAGCACGACGCGGCCCGCCGGCGGCTCGTCGAGCACGAGACGGCGGACCTGTGGCGCGGCGACGTCCCCCTGTTCACCCATCGGCCGTCCGGTACCGGGGTCCGGGCGGCCGACGGGACCTGGCTGCCGGACGTGCTGCCCGAGGCGAGCCTGGCCGCGGTGCGCAAGAAGATCGCGCGGATGGACGAGATCGACTGCCGCGACCAGGAGTGGATCGTGTCGGCGACGCTGGCGGCCCGGGGCGCCGCTGCCCCGGCGGGCCGGCCGCGGTCGGCGCTCGCGGTGGCGCCCGTGCCGGCCGTCGTGCCCGACGCCTCCCGGCTGCTGGCCGCGGTGTGCGGGATCGCCGACGACATCGCCGCCCGTGCGGTGCGCGACGGCGGCCGGGCCAACTGGCTCGGTCTGGAACGGGTCTCCGGGCCGCACTGGGCGGTGCTGCCGATGGGTGCCGGGCTCGCCCAGGGCTACTGCGGGGTCGCGTTGTTCCTCGCCCACACGGGCGCCCTGACCGGGGCCGGCCGGTACACCGCGCTGGCCCGGGAGGCGGTCCGGCCGCTGCCCGCCCTGCTGAAGGCCCTGGCCGCCGACCCGGAGCTGGGCGCGGCGGCGGGGCCCGGTGCCTACGACGGTCTCGGCGGCGTCTGTTACGCCCTGGTCCGGCTGTCCGCCCTGCTGGACGGGGAGCTGACGGACTGTCTGCCGGACGCGCTCACCGCGCTGGCGCACGCCGCGGCCGGCTGCCCGGACCCGGGGCTGGCCGGCGGTACGGCCGGAGCGCTGGCCGCCGCCGTCGCCGTGCACGAGGCGACCGGTTCGCCCGAGGCGCTGCGGCTGGCGGACGAACTGGCGGACCGGCTGCGCACGGTGGCGCCGGACCCGGGCGCGCGGACCGGTTTCGCGGACGGCACCGCCGGGATCGGCTGGGCGCTGCTGCGGTACGCCGCCGTGCGGCCCGAACGGTCCCCGGCGCACACCGCCGCCGCGCGGGCCCTGCTCGACGCGGCCGTCCGGCAGCACACCGGGGCCGACGCCGCCGACCTCTCCTGGGCCCGCGGGCTCGCCGGGGTGGCGGCCGCCGCCCGGATGCTGCCCGACGACCCCGACGACGCGGTCCGGCCCACGGCGGCGCTCGCGGACCGGCTCCGGGACGCCGAGGTGGGGCCCGACCTCAGCCTCGCCCAGGGCGCCCTCGGCACCCTGGAGGCCCTGGCCCTGTTCACCGCACGGGGCGACGGGCCGGCCGCCGGGACGCTGACCCGGCGTACCGGACAGGCGCTCGCGCTCGTCGAGGCGCAGGGCCACCGGTGCGCCACCCCCGACGAGGTTCCCTCCCCCGGGCTGCTGACCGGACTGTCCGGCATCGGCTACGGGCTGCTGCGCCTGGCCCATCCGGACACCGTGCCCTCCGTCCTGCTCCTCGGCCACCCCGGCCACTGA
- a CDS encoding helix-turn-helix transcriptional regulator — protein sequence MGVPVPVGVVALDPVLEAGTRSTLLACPELAVCEPAEARVAVLTVDRLGPAELDMVRTTRAHGQRPAVVLVAGALASGDALHALAAGARGLLPRREADASRLAHAVLAAAQDDCTVPTDLLEQVLDRPDHGRTGWAGGALSDRERSVLRLVADGHETAEIAQRLAYSPRTVTTVVHDITQRFRLRNRAHAVAYALRAGLL from the coding sequence ATGGGAGTCCCCGTACCCGTCGGTGTGGTCGCCCTGGACCCGGTCCTGGAGGCCGGCACCCGCAGTACCCTGCTCGCCTGCCCGGAACTGGCCGTGTGCGAGCCCGCGGAGGCCCGGGTCGCCGTCCTCACGGTGGACCGGCTCGGCCCGGCCGAACTCGACATGGTGCGCACCACCCGTGCGCACGGGCAGCGCCCCGCCGTCGTCCTGGTGGCCGGCGCGCTCGCCTCCGGCGACGCCCTGCACGCCCTCGCCGCCGGCGCCCGGGGCCTGCTGCCGCGCCGCGAGGCCGACGCGTCCCGTCTGGCCCACGCGGTGCTGGCCGCCGCCCAGGACGACTGCACCGTCCCCACCGACCTGCTCGAACAGGTCCTGGACCGGCCCGACCACGGCCGGACCGGCTGGGCCGGCGGCGCCCTCTCCGACCGGGAACGCTCGGTGCTGCGACTCGTCGCCGACGGACACGAGACGGCGGAGATCGCACAGCGCCTCGCCTACTCGCCCCGCACCGTCACCACCGTGGTGCACGACATCACCCAGCGGTTCCGGCTGCGCAACCGCGCCCATGCCGTCGCCTACGCGCTCCGGGCGGGCCTGCTGTGA
- a CDS encoding helix-turn-helix transcriptional regulator — MTATLTAAPGVPTTLCVLPSRHANRVRALADRAGLDCAPGPGGPGTVTVVVADDAERALRGLRVPGPLLLVCDTVGRAGLLGALRAGAVVLRTADLTEESLAAAVRRAGAPHPSIPYPELSHLLTAGPAHGEAGPREDRPPALTARQFSVLRLMAEGHGNAGIARLLHCSEHTVKNVVYEIMARLQARNRAHAVARAVRHGLI, encoded by the coding sequence GTGACGGCCACGCTGACCGCCGCGCCCGGCGTGCCCACCACCCTGTGCGTCCTGCCGTCGCGGCACGCGAACCGCGTGCGCGCCCTCGCCGACCGCGCCGGACTCGACTGCGCCCCCGGCCCCGGCGGGCCCGGCACCGTCACCGTCGTCGTCGCCGACGACGCCGAACGGGCCCTGCGCGGGCTGCGGGTGCCCGGGCCGCTGCTGCTCGTGTGCGACACGGTCGGCAGGGCCGGGCTGCTCGGGGCCCTGCGCGCCGGGGCCGTGGTGCTCAGGACCGCGGACCTCACCGAGGAGAGCCTGGCGGCCGCCGTGCGCCGCGCCGGGGCGCCGCACCCGAGCATCCCCTACCCGGAACTCTCCCACCTGCTGACCGCCGGCCCCGCCCACGGCGAGGCGGGACCGCGGGAGGACCGGCCACCGGCCCTCACCGCCCGCCAGTTCTCGGTGCTGCGGCTGATGGCGGAGGGGCACGGGAACGCGGGCATCGCCCGGCTGCTGCACTGCTCCGAACACACCGTCAAGAACGTCGTCTACGAGATCATGGCCCGTCTGCAGGCCCGCAACCGCGCCCACGCGGTGGCCCGCGCCGTGCGCCACGGGCTGATCTGA
- a CDS encoding peptidase E: protein MTAPEPTIVATSGGHRAGTRTRVLFDALVHHAVDLAGVHGRRPRVLYVGTAIGDAEHVAARMSEAARVAGFDLMPLHLFPMPNVEDVEATVLDHDVVWVMGGSVANLLAVWRVHGLDAIMRRAWRAGVVLAGVSAGSICWFEGGATDSFGPELRPVTNGLGLLPYGNGVHYDSDPGRRPLIHRLVADGTLPTAHCTDDGVGLVYRGTELVEAVAELPDRGAYVVRREGERAVEERIVPRLLPSPGF from the coding sequence GTGACCGCTCCGGAACCCACCATCGTCGCCACCTCCGGAGGGCACCGCGCCGGAACACGTACGCGGGTGCTCTTCGACGCCCTGGTCCACCACGCGGTCGACCTGGCCGGTGTGCACGGCAGGCGCCCCCGTGTCCTGTACGTGGGCACGGCGATCGGGGACGCCGAGCACGTCGCGGCGCGGATGAGCGAGGCGGCCCGGGTGGCCGGGTTCGACCTGATGCCGCTGCACCTGTTCCCCATGCCGAACGTCGAGGACGTCGAGGCGACGGTGCTGGACCACGACGTGGTGTGGGTGATGGGCGGCTCGGTGGCCAACCTGCTCGCGGTGTGGCGGGTGCACGGCCTGGACGCGATCATGCGGCGGGCCTGGCGGGCGGGGGTGGTGCTGGCCGGGGTGAGCGCCGGTTCCATCTGCTGGTTCGAGGGCGGCGCGACGGACTCCTTCGGGCCCGAGCTGCGGCCGGTGACCAACGGCCTCGGTCTGCTGCCGTACGGCAACGGCGTGCACTACGACTCCGATCCGGGCCGCCGCCCGCTGATCCACCGGCTGGTCGCCGACGGCACCCTGCCCACCGCGCACTGCACCGACGACGGGGTGGGCCTGGTCTACCGGGGCACCGAACTGGTCGAGGCGGTCGCGGAGTTGCCGGACCGGGGCGCGTACGTCGTGCGCCGGGAGGGCGAGCGGGCCGTGGAGGAGCGCATCGTGCCGCGGCTGCTGCCGTCCCCCGGCTTCTGA